Genomic DNA from Streptomyces venezuelae:
TCTCCCTGCTCCCGGGCAAGGACGGTCTGCTGCACATCTCGCAGATCCGCAAGCTCGCCGGCGGCAAGCGCGTGGAGAACGTCGAGGACGTCCTCGGGGTGGGCCAGAAGGTCCAGGTCGAGATCGCCGAGATCGACTCCCGCGGCAAGCTCTCCCTCATCCCCGTCGTCGAGGGCGAAGAGGGCGAAGACCAGAAGGACGACACCGACAAGTGACGTCGCGTAGCACCACGACGACGGCCCGCACCTCTTCGGAGGCGCGGGCCGTCGCCCGTACCCAAACCCTCATCAAGGGCGAGAACGGCATCGGCACCGTCCGCAGGACGACCCTCCCCGGCGGCCTGCGCGTCGTCACGGAGACCCTGCCGTCCGTGCGCTCCGCCACCTTCGGCATCTGGGCCAACGTCGGCTCCCGCGACGAGACCCCCTCCCTGAACGGCGCCACGCACTACCTGGAGCACCTCCTCTTCAAGGGCACCAAGAAGCGCAGTGCCCTCGACATCTCCGCCGCGCTCGACGCGGTCGGCGGCGAGATGAACGCCTTCACGGCGAAGGAGTACACGTGCTACTACGCGCGCGTGCTCGACACGGACCTGCCGCTCGCCATCGACGTCGTCTGCGACATGCTGACGGGCTCCCTCATCCTCCAGGAGGACGTCGACGCCGAGCGCGGCGTCATCCTCGAAGAGATCGCGATGACCGAGGACGACCCGGGCGACTGCGTGCACGACCTGTTCGCGCACACGATGCTCGGCGACACGCCCCTCGGCCGCCCGGTCCTCGGCACCGTCGACACGATCAACGCCCTCGACGCGGGCCGCATCCGCCGCTTCTACAAGAAGCACTACGACCCGACCCACCTGGTGGTCGCGGCCGCGGGCAACGTGGACCACAACAAGGTCGTACGCCAGGTCCGCGCCGCCTTCGAGAAGGCCGGCGCCCTCCGCGACACCGACGCGACCCCGATGATCCCGCGCCAGGGCTCCCGCAATCTGCGCACCGCCGGCCGCGTCGAGGTCGTCAACCGCAAGACCGAGCAGGCCCACGTCATCCTCGGCATGCCGGGCCTGGCCCGCACCGACGACCGCCGCTGGGCCCTGGGCGTGCTGAACACGGCCCTCGGCGGCGGCATGTCGTCCCGCCTCTTCCAGGAGGTACGGGAGAAGCGCGGCCTGGCCTACAGCGTGTACTCGTACACGTCGGGCTTCGCCGACACGGGCCTCTTCGGCGTGTACGCGGGCTGCCGCCCGAGCCAGGTGCACGACGTCCTGAAGATCTGCCGTGACGAGCTCGACCAGGTCGCCGAGCACGGTCTGACGGACGACGAGATCGGCCGCGCCATCGGCCAGCTCTCCGGGTCCACCGTCCTCGGCCTCGAGGACACCGGCGCCCTGATGAACCGCATCGGCAAGAGCGAGCTCTGCTGGGGCGAGCACATGTCGGTCGACGACATGCTGGCCAGGATCTCCGCGGTCACCCCCGACGACGTGCGCGAAGTGGCCCGCGACGTGCTCGGCCACCGCCCGTCCCTGTCGGCCATCGGCCCGCTCAAGGACAAGCAGGCGGCCCGCCTTCACGAAGCGGTCGCCTAGTCTCCGTACGGGCCCACCTCGATACCCCTCGAAGGAATGAAGGACATGAGCAAGCTGCGCGTGGCGGTCATCGGCGCCAAGGGCCGCATCGGCTCCGAGGCCGTGAAGGCCGTCGAGGCCGCCGAGGACATGGAGCTGGTCGCCGCCCTCGGCCGGGGCGACAAGCTGGAGTCGCTGACCGAGGCGGGTGCCCAGGTCGCGGTCGAGCTGACCAACCCCGACTCGGTGATGGACAACCTCGACTTCTGCGTACGACACGGCATCCACGCCGTGGTCGGTACGACGGGCTGGACCGACGAGCGCCTCGCGCGGCTGCGCACGTCGCTGGCCGCATCCCCGGAGACGGGCGTGCTCATCGCCCCGAACTTCTCCATCGGCGCGGTCCTGACGATGAAGTTCGCGCAGATCGCGGCGCCGTACTTCGAGTCCGTCGAGGTCGTCGAGCTCCACCACCCGAACAAGGCGGACGCCCCCAGCGGCACCGCCACGCGCACCGCCCAGCTCATCGCCGAGGCCCGCAGGGAAGCGGGCAGCGCCCCGCAGCCCGACGCCACGACGACGGCCCTGGACGGCGCCCGCGGCGCGGACGTCGACGGTGTGCCGGTGCACTCCGTGCGCCTGCGCGGTCTCCTCGCCCACCAGGAGGTCCTGCTCGGCGGCGAGGGCGAGACCCTGACCGTGCGTCACGACTCGCTGCACCACAGCAGCTTCATGCCGGGCATCCTGCTCGGCGCGCGCCGCGTGGTGAGCACGCCGGGCCTCACGTTCGGCCTGGAACACTTCCTGGACCTCGGCTGATCAGGGCCATGCGCGCGAAGATCACCTACGCCGTCACGGCTGCCGTCCTGGTCGTCTACTTCGTCCTGGTCGGAAGCCGCGGCGTGCTCCTGATAAAGCACGGCACCGCGCTCACCGTCACCTTCGGTGTCGCGGTGCTCATCCTGCCGTTCATCGGCATCTGGTTCCTCTGGAAGAACACCCAGTTCGTCCAGCGCGCCAACCGCCTCGCGGCCGAGCTGGAGGCCGAGGGCGGGCTGCCCGTCGACGAGTTGAAGCGCACTCCCGCGGGCCGCATCGACCGCGACTCGGCGGACGAGGTGTTCGCCCGCCGGAAGGCCGAGACCGAGGACGCGCCGGACGACTGGCGCTGCTGGTTCCGGCTG
This window encodes:
- a CDS encoding M16 family metallopeptidase, translating into MTSRSTTTTARTSSEARAVARTQTLIKGENGIGTVRRTTLPGGLRVVTETLPSVRSATFGIWANVGSRDETPSLNGATHYLEHLLFKGTKKRSALDISAALDAVGGEMNAFTAKEYTCYYARVLDTDLPLAIDVVCDMLTGSLILQEDVDAERGVILEEIAMTEDDPGDCVHDLFAHTMLGDTPLGRPVLGTVDTINALDAGRIRRFYKKHYDPTHLVVAAAGNVDHNKVVRQVRAAFEKAGALRDTDATPMIPRQGSRNLRTAGRVEVVNRKTEQAHVILGMPGLARTDDRRWALGVLNTALGGGMSSRLFQEVREKRGLAYSVYSYTSGFADTGLFGVYAGCRPSQVHDVLKICRDELDQVAEHGLTDDEIGRAIGQLSGSTVLGLEDTGALMNRIGKSELCWGEHMSVDDMLARISAVTPDDVREVARDVLGHRPSLSAIGPLKDKQAARLHEAVA
- the dapB gene encoding 4-hydroxy-tetrahydrodipicolinate reductase, producing the protein MSKLRVAVIGAKGRIGSEAVKAVEAAEDMELVAALGRGDKLESLTEAGAQVAVELTNPDSVMDNLDFCVRHGIHAVVGTTGWTDERLARLRTSLAASPETGVLIAPNFSIGAVLTMKFAQIAAPYFESVEVVELHHPNKADAPSGTATRTAQLIAEARREAGSAPQPDATTTALDGARGADVDGVPVHSVRLRGLLAHQEVLLGGEGETLTVRHDSLHHSSFMPGILLGARRVVSTPGLTFGLEHFLDLG